ACAGTATTACTAAATCTATAgctatatttgtatatttttatcaacCTTTCTTTCATCCTAAAATAAACTACAATGCAAATATATGATGCTTTCACACAGGTTCCCCAATCTTAATCGTCTCTTCTACTTTTCAGCCAAATCTACAATACTTAGATGAAACTAGAGGTGACAAAAAGCTCTCTTTGGTGATCTCTCATGTAGTTCCTCTGCTTTTCAGTACCATTGGAGCCACTAACATCCAAACTGCAACAACCATTACAtcaaaacatcacaaactgTCTTCATTCCTGTTAAAAAACGAGTCgaagataattttttctttacttactgtAAACGCCAACCGCGAGCCATTCGTTTACTATCCTTACCCAAGTACTTGTCCACCCCACGTCAATTGTCCACCTAACAAGAAAACCCGAGTATCGAATTATCGAACCACACAGTTTTAATAAGATTTAGTTAGTTTAGTGTTTTGGTATACAAAAAAACAAGGAGTTACTTTTTCATGGAATGATGAATGTTCCAGCCAACAAGTAGCATTGCAAAGTACATCGCTCCGGTAGCAAACACAAAATGGAAGAATCCGTATCCGTAAGAAATTGCATCTTCCTCATGATTCTCATCTTTTCTAAACTGTAAAATTAGGTCACTTGCTTATTAGTCAAGTTTCTCTTTTGGAGTAGTTTTGCAGCAAACTTAGCAGAGgtaataaaaaacaaacctgGAAACATTGGGAATCTACTCCCGTGGAGAATGTCGCGATTACCATTGCAAGTAGTGCAACAACAAAGCTctacaaaaatacatatatattgagAACTCGTTTAGTACATTCTTTATAAtcttaaaaattctaaaagatCACCAAAAGATGCTTGGAAAGGTCTAAGATTTCTTTACTATGATGGTAAGCCAGTCCGTTTTGCTAGAACCTTCCGCTTTTCTGTTGCAAATTTCTCCTACTGGCTCACTGTATATATGACACAAGTACTttattgatcatatatatatatatatatatatacatggagACTACACTCTAATTGCTAGATGTTCATCTGATTGTTTTTTGTACTGGTTGTAGTattaaagataaagataaaatGAAACATGCCTTCGAATGGCGCACCAGCAAATGAACACAACATAAAGCCCCATAAGCGCCGGAGTCAATAATCCAGCATTAACCTGTCATATGCAGACAAAAATCACTTGTTAGAACACATAATGACAGAAGAATACTATTGTTAGAACCTCGAAACCGGTACTCACTTTGGGGTGGAGAGAGATACTTGTCATGAGTTGGATGAGGAACAAAGTCCATGTGATGAAAAATATGTTTAGAAGGCATGATGGGTCAGGCACATACCATATGTACATCAAAATCACCCCTAATATACATACAGTGTATGCAGTAGTAGCTAGTAGCATCACATGGACTCGGctgcaacataaaaaaaaagcttcatatatcaaaaaacacacacatcgTTTTGTATAATGTATCCTAACTATATAAGGAACAGTCTCATTGGGGTCTCACCATCTTTCTGCATCTTTTTGGGCTTGGAAACATTCATTGAGCCATGTAATGAAACTGATGATACTAATGAGCTGAATTAGGAGAAAGACCCTATAAAACAAGACAGTAAATGAGTAGCTTCCGTGATTACTTTAAACCATCACATAGTTTCTGTCTTTCTGATATAGGATTAGAAACTATACCCTGCACCAAAATGGGCAACCTCTCCtgcaaaacaaagcaaagaaaaaagcCATTCTAATTACTTGTCATGATGCTAATAAAATTCTGACGAGGGCGATTAGCTTGTATACCGTAAAATTGAATAATGGAAGAAGGCAACAAGAAAGGGAATATGACTAAGCCAAGCCACATGAAAAGCTTAGCAAACCACCATCCTGAATGCCATTTATCTCTCGATGAATGCATCTTCGATGTGCCAACGGTTGAAAGAAACATAATGAAATAGAACAGCTATGAAAAAACACAGTTAAGTCAAAAACGTCTGTCAAGCCATGAAGGTAATGtatgtatatgaatatgaatgaGTCAAGAAAAAGGATACAAAACATCCAAAGCTAACTCGTAAAACTCCTTCAGTCCCTAAACACTCTCCACCATCTTTACAATTCTTGAATTCTGCAATAATGAATAAACGTGTACAATCATCAACTCAtctgaataaaataaaaaacactattGTCAAAATTCATAAGGCAAGAGTAGAGACTTAGATAAACCATACTTCTCATTTCGGTCAAGGCACCTCGGCCATAATCGCGCAAGGCCCAAGCCAACAGATTAGCCAAGAGAAATATCAGACCATACACATATCTAGCCATCCATGGATTGCAGCCATTACGAAACTGGATAAACCATGAACCGTTCTTGATTCCTTCATAGCTATTGTTGTCAATACTTGTACCGGTCTCCATAGGTCTTTAAACTTAGCAGACTCTCTCTTCCTCATGACATTGAAAAATCATATATGCTTGGCTGATCAATACGATCAAACCCGAATCTCCCGGTCCTTAGGAGATCGTCCGTTATTACAAGACCG
The sequence above is a segment of the Camelina sativa cultivar DH55 chromosome 10, Cs, whole genome shotgun sequence genome. Coding sequences within it:
- the LOC104719127 gene encoding probable serine incorporator; amino-acid sequence: METGTSIDNNSYEGIKNGSWFIQFRNGCNPWMARYVYGLIFLLANLLAWALRDYGRGALTEMRKFKNCKDGGECLGTEGVLRVSFGCFLFYFIMFLSTVGTSKMHSSRDKWHSGWWFAKLFMWLGLVIFPFLLPSSIIQFYGEVAHFGAGVFLLIQLISIISFITWLNECFQAQKDAERCRVHVMLLATTAYTVCILGVILMYIWYVPDPSCLLNIFFITWTLFLIQLMTSISLHPKVNAGLLTPALMGLYVVFICWCAIRSEPVGEICNRKAEGSSKTDWLTIISFVVALLAMVIATFSTGVDSQCFQFRKDENHEEDAISYGYGFFHFVFATGAMYFAMLLVGWNIHHSMKKWTIDVGWTSTWVRIVNEWLAVGVYIWMLVAPMVLKSRGTT